The following coding sequences lie in one Arachis hypogaea cultivar Tifrunner chromosome 9, arahy.Tifrunner.gnm2.J5K5, whole genome shotgun sequence genomic window:
- the LOC112711146 gene encoding uncharacterized protein: MLESVVEFITEAASSTAFIFCFCNLIFILIILVDLKPSLISFDQQKIDQLHHHIHHHPINTGTQGTTTSKFLLRKNKPTQQDEPENAEEKKPESEGNNDDDFGNEEEEEEVEGKDDELRRKVEEFIERVNKGWKAEYFST, from the coding sequence atgttagaatCTGTGGTGGAGTTCATAACTGAAGCAGCTTCAAGCACTGCTTTCATCTTCTGTTTCTgcaatttgatcttcatactcATTATCCTTGTGGACTTGAAGCCAAGCCTCATAAGTTTTGATCAACAAAAAATTGATCAACtccatcatcatattcatcatcacCCCATCAACACAGGTACACAAGGAACAACAACTTCCAAGTTTCTACTCAgaaaaaacaaaccaactcaacaAGATGAACCTGAAAACGCAGAAGAGAAGAAACCAGAATCTGAAGGTAATAATGATGATGACTTTGGtaatgaggaagaggaagaagaggttgAAGGGAAGGATGATGAGCTGAGGAGAAAGGTGGAAGAGTTTATAGAGAGAGTTAACAAAGGTTGGAAAGCTGAATATTTTAGCacataa